The following proteins are co-located in the Castanea sativa cultivar Marrone di Chiusa Pesio chromosome 8, ASM4071231v1 genome:
- the LOC142606328 gene encoding uncharacterized protein LOC142606328: MTKSNPIRTLLQKPVLSGRLAQWLLHLSKYDIVSVMPRAVKGQAIAELLAQFPREDISQIMDEVLGEVTEVACLEENKCLWEMTFDRSSISTSRGAAKYEAYLTGLAIAREMGIKRLKVRGDSNLMVSQARGDFSFKEPSLALYRAMAQSELYRRLPGGGLARCVNLEEATKRLSEVHERTCYAKNEIPLYRRLQRLGYFCPDMKTQASEVQSHYPTCQHVFDRAESYAIFQTVDWRIPFLKFILEGVLLAGRKEAYHLKKLARRYFVEKGFCFIKDTMLRCLGLAELHAIMREVHNGECGEHQGGKKLHKRLLFAGYYRPSMKRDTTEFVKCCHTCQTHANLIHTHPISLQDMSTPWPFHTWGLDLISPIHPPSNGYIWILVATEYFMKWVEAIPLKRAIGPAMANFIKEHILCHFGIPYKIVSDNGTPFINKDVRAITEYYKIKHRRSTPYYP, encoded by the exons ATGACGAAGTCCAATCCAATAAGGACGCTGTTGCAAAAGCCCGTTCTCTCGGGTAGGCTGGCACAATGGTTACTCCATCTCTCCAAATATGATATAGTGTCTGTCATGCCAAGGGCAGTTAAGGGTCAGGCAATAGCGGAGCTTCTAGCCCAATTCCCCAGAGAAGACATCTCACAAATCATGGATGAAGTGCTTGGAGAAGTCACAGAGGTGGCATGCCTAGAGGAGAATAAATGTCTGTGGGAGATGACATTTGACAGATCTTCCATTTCCACTAGCAGAGGGGCTG CGAAATACGAAGCATATCTTACCGGCCTAGCGATAGCACGAGAAATGGGAATCAAGAGGCTCAAGGTACGGGGAGACTCGAATCTTATGGTGAGTCAAGCAAGGGGTGATTTCTCTTTCAAAGAGCCCTCACTGGCCCTGTATCGAGCAATGGCTCAGAG CGAGCTTTATCGGAGGTTACCTGGAGGAGGGCTAGCAAGGTGTGTAAATTTAGAAGAAGCAACAAAGAGGTTGAGCGAAGTCCATGAGAGGACCTGCTACGCTAAGAACGAAATCCCCCTCTATCGACGCCTCCAACGCTTAGGTTATTTTTGTCCTGATATGAAGACCCAAGCAAGCGAGGTGCAAAGCCATTACCCAACATGCCAACATGTGTTCGATAGGGCAGAATCATATGCTATCTTCCAGACGGTTGATTGGAGAATACCATTTCTGAAATTCATCTTGGAAGGAGTCCTACTTGCTGGCAGGAAGGAGGCTTATCACCTCAAGAAGCTAGCCAGGCGCTATTTTGTTGAAAAGGGATTTTGTTTCATAAAGGATACAATG tTGAGATGTTTGGGCCTCGCAGAATTGCATGCCATAATGAGAGAAGTACATAATGGAGAGTGTGGAGAGCATCAAGGGGGAAAGAAACTTCACAAACGACTCTTATTTGCAGGGTATTATAGGCCTTCGATGAAGAGGGACACCACTGAGTTTGTTAAATGCTGCCACACCTGTCAAACGCATGCGAACCTCATCCATACCCATCCCATAAGCTTGCAAGACATGAGCACACCATGGCCTTTTCACACTTGGGGGCTTGATCTTATCAGCCCCATCCATCCGCCATCAAATGGCTACATTTGGATCCTTGTTGCCaccgaatattttatgaagtggGTGGAAGCTATTCCGCTCAAGAGAGCGATAGGGCCGGCTATGGCCAATTTCATCAAAGAGCACATCCTCTGCCATTTTGGGATTCCGTACAAGATTGTGAGCGACAATGGTactccattcataaacaaagATGTTCGAGCAATCACCGAGTATTACAAAATCAAGCATCGAAGGTCGACCCCTTACTACCCTTAA
- the LOC142608104 gene encoding uncharacterized protein LOC142608104: protein MGNAVSPCFRSNPNPNSSSSRSVKLVFWEGTTRILTGKHVAGEIMFEFPDKMVCHGDSFFIGHPVPALGIDDELMNGQTYFVLPIDRFACSVLTSSSLASLGSSPKNSPLNFGDCPFEYIKGENGKVSIKVVPELITRLITRGKEIGSSSPSNSFLCSTPELQKHYEQLVGSKEQVWSPKLETISEHKIRLSPSRFIGLEWKQKKKEG, encoded by the coding sequence ATGGGAAATGCAGTATCTCCATGTTTCCGatcaaaccctaaccctaataGCAGCTCCTCCAGATCTGTGAAGCTAGTCTTTTGGGAAGGAACAACAAGAATTCTCACAGGAAAACATGTTGCTGGGGAGATCATGTTTGAGTTTCCTGACAAAATGGTTTGCCATGGAGACTCTTTCTTTATCGGCCACCCGGTACCGGCCTTAGGCATAGATGATGAGCTTATGAATGGACAAACCTACTTTGTTCTTCCTATTGATCGCTTTGCTTGCAGTGTCCTCACATCCTCTTCTCTTGCAAGCTTAGGATCAAGCCCTAAAAACTCCCCTCTCAATTTTGGGGACTGCCCGTTTGAGTACATTAAGGGTGAGAATGGAAAGGTTTCGATTAAGGTTGTGCCAGAGCTCATAACAAGGCTTATTACCCGAGGTAAGGAAATTGGGTCTAGTAGTCCTAGCAATAGTTTTCTTTGTAGCACGCCAGAGTTGCAAAAGCATTATGAACAACTTGTTGGGTCTAAGGAGCAAGTATGGTCACCTAAGCTTGAAACCATTTCAGAGCATAAGATTAGGTTATCACCTTCCAGATTTATAGGGTTGGAgtggaaacaaaaaaagaaggaagggtAA